Proteins from one Juglans microcarpa x Juglans regia isolate MS1-56 chromosome 1S, Jm3101_v1.0, whole genome shotgun sequence genomic window:
- the LOC121246162 gene encoding mediator of RNA polymerase II transcription subunit 15a-like isoform X4 has protein sequence MDTNNWRPTTGQGPVGGGIGGGRGAGEPTMDAGDWRTGLPLDARSRIVNKIMDTLKRHLPVSGQEGLQELRKIAIRFEEKIFTAATSQGDYLRKISLKMLTMETKSQNPPANSLPPNSTGNGNKPPDPGMSGVQSQLHNQGQPLPIQLSANSSQSRQLLSQNIQNSVSSAGVQATPTLTSALPPASSINQTSIPNAVGQNTNVQNISGTSQNSVGNSMGQGIPSNMFANNPRQMLGRQQVVSQQPQQQQQQSQNPQQYTYQQQLQQHFLKQKFQPGNIPHSLVQSHIQQQQNLLQTNQMQSPQQSAMQTSSVMQPSLSGLQQNQQPSIQQATHSMLQQHPHSVLRQQQQPQQASVIHPQQAPMQHQPILPPQQHQPQQPNAANMQQNQLIAQQSGVGDMQQQQRLLGQQNNLQTMQQQQHQQQLMAQQNNFSSMNQQQLGSQSNVSGLQQQQQQLLGAQSVNSSMQTTQQAVHMLQQSKIPVQQQPQQSTSSLLATQVQPSQSQPQPPQQQLMSQIQSQPSQLQQQLGMQQQPNSLQRDMQQRLQASGQPSSTLLQPQNVIDQQKQLYQRAVPDTSSTSLDSTSQTGNANGGDWQEVYQKIKALKEMYLPELNEMYQKIATKLQQHDSLPQQPKSEQLDRFKMFKAMLERIMAFLQVSKSNILPNCKEKLSFYEKQILNVVNTNRPRKPVSSLQQGQLPQSHMHSMQQPQPQVTQMQPHESQMNPQLQSMSLQGSVATMQQNNMTSLQHNSMSSLSGVSTTQQNLMNSLQPGTNLDSGQGNTMSQVQPVAMGSLQQNPVTSSQQANVSTLSSQSGLKGLQPSINPLQSNSNILQQQHLKQQQEQQMLQTQFKQQIQQRQMQHQLLQKQQQIMQQQQQQQQQQHQQQQQQHQQQQQQQQQHQQQQQQQQHQQQHQQQQQHQHQQQQQQQLHQQPKQQLSAQLQTHQISQIHQINDVNDLKMRQGLGVKPGVFQQHLSAGQRAAYSHQQLKSGGSFPISSPQLQVASPQILQHSSPQIDQQNVLSSLTKAGTPLQSASSPFVVPSPSTPLAPSPMPGDAEKPITGVSSHSNAGNIGHQQTSGVGAPVPSLAIGTPGISASPLLAEFTGQDGTLGNALMNVSGKSSITEQPLERLIKAVKSMSPKALSASVSDIGSVVSMIDRIASSAPGNGSRAAVGEDLVAMTKCRLQARNFITQDGTNGARKMRRYTSAMPLSVVSSAGSMNDNFKQLMGSETSDLESTATSSVKRPRIELVLLIMKKETKSPHLGKFFILW, from the exons AATGGATACATTGAAGAGGCATCTACCCGTTTCTGGTCAAGAAGGTTTGCAGGAACTCAGGAAAATAGCTATCAGGTTTGAGGAAAAGATCTTTACTGCTGCCACAAGTCAG GGAGACTACCTACGAAAAATATCTCTAAAGATGCTTACAATGGAAACAAAGTCTCAGAATCCTCCAGCCAATTCTTTGCCACCCAACTCTACTGGCAATGGCAATAAGCCCCCAGATCCAG GGATGTCTGGTGTGCAATCCCAACTTCACAATCAAGGGCAACCACTTCCCATCCAATTGTCAGCTAATTCGTCACAATCACGGCAACTGTTATCGCAGAACATTCAGAACAGTGTTTCGTCTGCTGGAGTTCAAGCCACTCCAACTTTAACATCTGCACTGCCTCCTGCCTCTAGTATAAACCAGACTTCTATCCCAAATGCTGTCGGCCAGAATACCAATGTACAGAATATATCAGGAACTTCACAGAACTCGGTGGGGAATTCAATGGGTCAAGGGATTCCGTCCAACATGTTTGCAAATAATCCGCGGCAAATGCTAGGAAGGCAACAAGTTGTTTCCCAGCAGCCgcagcagcaacagcaacagTCACAGAATCCGCAGCAGTATACTTACCAGCAGCAGTTACAACAACATTTCTTGAAGCAGAAGTTCCAGCCGGGAAACATCCCACATTCACTTGTGCAATCTCACATTCAGCAACAGCAAAATCTATTGCAAACCAATCAGATGCAATCTCCTCAGCAATCGGCCATGCAAACATCATCTGTCATGCAGCCTTCTCTCTCTGGTCTTCAGCAGAATCAGCAGCCATCTATTCAACAGGCGACACATTCCATGCTTCAGCAACATCCGCATTCAGTTCTTAGGCAGCAGCAACAGCCGCAACAGGCATCTGTTATTCATCCACAGCAAGCACCAATGCAGCATCAGCCAATACTGCCTCCACAGCAGCATCAACCGCAGCAGCCAAATGCTGCAAATATGCAACAGAACCAATTAATTGCACAACAGAGCGGTGTTGGGGACATGCAGCAGCAACAGAGGCTGCTTGGCCAGCAGAATAATCTTCAGAccatgcagcagcagcagcaccaACAACAATTAATGGCTCAGCAAAACAACTTCTCTAGTATGAATCAGCAACAGTTGGGCTCTCAAAGTAATGTTTCTGGGTTACAACAGCAGCAACAGCAGTTGCTTGGAGCTCAGTCTGTTAACTCAAGTATGCAAACTACGCAGCAGGCAGTACACATGCTACAACAGTCCAAAATTCCAGTGCAGCAACAACCACAACAAAGCACATCTAGTTTGTTAGCAACTCAAGTACAGCCATCGCAATCACAACCACAGCCTCCACAACAGCAATTGATGTCTCAGATTCAGTCACAACCTTCACAGTTGCAACAACAGTTGGGTATGCAACAGCAGCCAAATTCATTACAAAGGGATATGCAGCAAAGGCTTCAAGCATCAGGTCAACCATCAAGTACCTTACTTCAACCACAGAATGTAATTGATCAGCAGAAGCAGTTATATCAAAGAGCCGTTCCAGATACATCGTCGA cATCTCTTGATTCGACATCTCAGACGGGGAATGCAAATGGGGGTGATTGGCAAGAGGTCTATCAAAAG ATTAAAGCTTTGAAGGAGATGTACTTGCCTGAATTAAATGAAATGTACCAGAAAATTGCTACAAAATTGCAGCAG CATGATTCTCTCCCACAACAACCAAAGTCAGAGCAGCTTGACCGGTTTAAAATGTTTAAGGCTATGTTGGAGCGTATTATGGCATTCTTACAGGTTTCCAAAAGCAATATATTACCCAATTGTAAGGAGAAGTTGTCATTCTATGAGAAGCAGATATTAAATGTTGTAAACACAAACAGGCCCAGGAAGCCTGTTTCCTCACTGCAGCAAGGACAGCTTCCCCAGTCTCACATGCACTCCATGCAGCAACCACAGCCTCAAGTTACTCAAATGCAGCCCCATGAAAGTCAAATGAACCCTCAGTTGCAATCAATGAGCTTACAAGGTTCTGTGGCGACAATGCAGCAGAACAATATGACGAGCTTGCAGCATAATTCAATGTCTTCTTTATCTGGGGTTTCGACCACACAGCAAAACCTGATGAACTCATTGCAGCCTGGTACCAATTTAGACTCAGGACAGGGCAATACAATGAGCCAAGTACAGCCGGTGGCTATGGGATCTCTACAACAAAACCCTGTGACTTCTTCTCAACAGGCAAACGTCAGCACCTTGTCCTCGCAGAGTGGATTAAAAGGGCTACAGCCAAGCATCAATCCTCTTCAGTCAAATTCCAATATCCTTCAACAACAGCATCTGAAACAACAGCAGGAACAGCAAATGTTGCAGACACaattcaaacaacaaattcaaCAGCGTCAGATGCAGCATCAATTGCTTCAGAAGCAGCAGCAAATAATGCAACAgcaacaacagcagcagcagcagcagcatcagcagcagcagcagcagcatcagcagcagcagcagcagcagcagcagcatcagcagcagcagcagcagcagcagcatcagCAGCAgcatcagcagcagcagcagcatcagcatcagcagcagcaacagcaacagTTACACCAACAACCAAAGCAGCAGCTGTCAGCACAGTTGCAGACACACCAAATTTCACAGATTCATCAAATCAATGATGTAAATGACCTTAAAATGAGACAGGGGTTGGGTGTTAAGCCAGGGGTCTTTCAGCAACATCTATCTGCAGGCCAGCGTGCTGCTTATTCCCACCAACAGTTAAAATCAGGAGGTTCATTTCCTATATCTTCACCCCAACTCCAGGTTGCGTCCCCACAGATTCTGCAACACTCTTCTCCACAGATTGATCAGCAAAATGTCTTATCATCTCTCACTAAAGCTGGAACACCTCTGCAATCAGCAAGCTCGCCTTTTGTTGTCCCATCTCCTTCTACTCCTTTGGCTCCTTCTCCTATGCCTGGGGATGCTGAGAAACCTATTACTGGTGTTTCCTCACACTCAAATGCTGGAAATATTGGGCACCAACAGACAAGTGGTGTGGGAGCACCAGTTCCATCCCTTGCCATTGGCACCCCTGGGATATCAGCCTCACCTTTGCTCGCTGAGTTTACTGGTCAAGATGGCACTCTGGGCAATGCTTTGATGAATGTTTCTGGAAAGTCAAGCATTACAGAACAACCTCTTGAACGTTTAATTAAAGCG GTAAAATCAATGTCACCTAAAGCATTGAGTGCCTCTGTTAGTGACATTGGTTCAGTTGTGAGCATGATCGATAGGATAGCAAGTTCAGCACCAGGTAATGGATCCAGGGCTGCTGTTGGTGAGGATTTGGTTGCCATGACAAAGTGCCGCCTCCAAGCAAGAAATTTCATCACACAAGATGGAACCAATGGGGCAAGGAAAATGAGGCGCTACACAAGTGCCATGCCCTTAAGTGTTGTCTCATCAGCTGGCAGTATGAATGATAATTTCAAGCAGCTGATGGGTTCAGAGACGTCTGACCTGGAGTCAACTGCAACTTCTAGTGTCAAGAGGCCTAGGATTGAG TTAGTTCTTCTCATcatgaaaaaagaaaccaaGTCCCCCCATCTTggtaagttttttattttatggtaa